GTTATTTTTGAAATTGCTGTAGTTGAATTTAAATATTCTGCAATACTACTATCAATATTATCAATAAACTTTCTAAGTTCAGCCGAAGAAGAAAATAAATTACTAGTTTCTGAGCTTATTTTGTCTATATCTTTAACATTTTCCGTATTAGCATGAGATAATTCATTTAAGGAAGCATAGATTAACTCAATATTTTCTTTTAAAAGTTTTGCTCTATATTCTTTCTCTTCATTCATCGCGTGCATTTCTTCTAGCATATCCTGAATTTTCTCATTATTTTCTTGTAATTCTTTTCTTTCTCTTTCTACAATCTTTTTATCATATTGCACGCAATTATCTTCAAAATTGTTATTAAAAAATATAGCAGTTGCCATATCCTTACACGTATCATAGCCACAAGCCATACAATCTATAGTCTTTTCATAATCTTCATACTTATATAATCTTTCAAAAACCTGATTTAACTCAGAATTAGAAATTACCTTGCGTTGAATTTTTTTATTTGTATAATTTCTTTTAAAACTATCTAACTTAAGGGTTTTATCAAAATAAGTAAATAAATTATATGTTTTCTTAAAACGACCCTTAATTTGGTTTATTACATTTTTCTTTTCCTCATACATAACAAAATCAGTGTCATCAATACTTATGTCGTTTTTAGTGCCTGTTCCGTAGTTACACCCTTTTTCACAATTAAGAATATCAATTAAAAGTGGCGTAGGTTTATTTTGTGCTACCCTTTCTTTATATAAATCTAAGTATTTATAAGCAGTAGTTTGTCCTTCTACTTGTCTTACTAATGCTCCGGGAACATGATGCTCTATATTTTCTCTTAATCCACCTGGCTTTGAAAAAATAGATCCGAGCCCATAACCTGGGTCATCAAAATCTTGCTCAGGAAAAGAATCAAGGTTGATATTATTATTTTTTAGATAATTTATGAGTTTTGTCATTGTAACATTATATTTAATATATCCTTTTGTATTTACATCATCAATTTCAATTTTTTTAGCTACACAAGGTGAGATAAAGGCTAGTTCTTCTGTAATACCAGAGTAGTCTTTCATATATACAGCTGCACACATCATTGGAGAATGGACAGGTGCTAATTTTTGTATTAATTCAGGCGAATATTTTTCTATATAATTAACCACAGCTGGACAGGGCTGAGCAATTGTACCGCTCACATTATTTTCAGTTATATATTTCAAATAAGCCCATACCGTAATTTCGGCACCAAAAGATGTATCGTAGATTTTTTTTATACCTTTACTTTTTAAAAATCCTAACACTCGTTTATAATTTCGCGGGAAATTTGTTCTGATAGAAGGGGCTACAATAATAGAAATAGATTTTCCTTGTTTTAAACTATCAAAAAAGTCTTGTGTATCATCATAGTAATCTCTGACATTCCATTTACAAATTTCGATACAATGACCACAAGCGATACAGTAGTCAGGATTTATGTGAATCATGTTTTGTCCATTTTCTTTAGTTGCATAGTTAGCCTCTGGTATCGGGCATCCAGTAATACAACGATTACAACCTATGCAGTTCTCACTTTTTGTGTACACTAACACTTTTCCCATTTTTTATCCCTCTCTTGCTATTTTTTTGCGTTATCAAGTTATTACTTAGCCTTCATCATACCAAATAACCTTCCATAATTACAACAATTTTACACAATAATGCAGACTTAACCAAAATACTTACCTTTGATTAAATCTGCTTTAATTATTTCTACATTCTTTTCTTATTTCCTGGGAAAAGTTTAATTATTTCCTGGGAATTTGTCTACTCAAAAAAACTTTTATCAATATTTTCACCGAGTCTCAATTTATTTCTCATATTTTGTATTATATTATCCATTTTAGCAAGTTCTACTAGCATTTCCTTTTCTTCAGGGCTTGTTTCAATAACCTTGTGAATTCCACCATTTTTAATTACTATTCTTTTATCTGCTATTAAAGCCAAGTTAGGATCATGCGTAGCCATTAAAACTATTTTTTCTTCACTAACTAATAAGCCTAAAGCTTTTTTTCTATCAATTCCTGCATTTTCTATTTCATCAATTAAAACTATAGGTGACCTACTTAAAATAGCGGTATCTGCAATCATTAACGCTCTGGATTGTCCACCACTTAAACTAGTTATATGTGTATCTAAATTAAATTTCTCTCCTGCTAAATTATTAGCAGCTTCTATTATTCTGCCAATTACTTCTTCTTCATTTTCTACTAATCTACTTTTAGCATGTAATTCTAAGAATTCTCTTACAGTTAAGTCCATGATAAAGTTCATATTTTGTGATAACTGAGCTACTAATTTATTTCCTGAGGAAAAACGCCATTTCTTATCAGGAACTTCTTCATTAATTAAGATGCTTCTACCTGTTGGGGTATCCTTTTGAGCTGTAAATTCAATATCCGCTAATAATCTACTTTTTCCAGATCCAGTTGGACCTACAATAGAAACAATTTCACTTTTATTTATCTTTATTTGTTCAAAGTTCTCTGCTTCTCCAGACTTATTAAAACCTGCGATTATGGTTAAAGAATTCACTATATTTTCTTCTTTTACACCTAAAAATTCCAGCATTTGATTAATATATACTTCCAAGCCTTCGATGAGCTTTTCTTTATCAATAGCCCAATCTTCTATTTCTTCTTCTGTAAAATGATCTAAATATTCTATATAAGTTTTTTCCTCAAACCCTTTAGTCTCTATTTTATTTTCTGTGAAAAAATTAATAATAAAAGGATACTCAGCAATAAGATCTTTAATTTTTGAAGTTTCAATTATATATCTATTTATCATCATTATCACCTAATTCTATTTTCCTAATATTTCCTTTCTGGTATGCATCTCCCACTCTAGTTTCACCTAAGCAGTAAGAGCACATCGCAGCAGGCATCGGAAACTTTAACTGCTTTCCTTGCACCGTTTCTACATTAATTTCCGGGTCGTATAAAAGCGTACTTAATTCATAAGATCCTTGTCCTGTTAATCCATTTATATGCATAATTATTGCTTTGGGATTAACAGAGTTTACTTTTGAAGCATAAACTTCTCTTTCTGCCTGAGAAACTATATCGCCTTTAGTAATAATCACTATATCTGCTGATTTCAGCAAAGGTCCTATTTTTCTTGGAGTATTTATACCACTTAAATTGTCTATAATACATACAGCTTTAATGTCTTGTAAATACGGAGAACAACGATTACATAAACCCGCACTTTCAGTAATTAAAATATCTAATTTTAACTTTTTACCCCATTGCACTACTTCTTCGATATTACTTACGAAATAATGATCTGGACATAAGGCTCCAGATAAACCTTTTTTGACAGGGATTCCAGCTTTTTCATAAATTAAATCATCATCTGTATATAAACAGTCAAACTTTACTACTCCAACAGATAAATTTCTTTGTCTAAAGGCATCAATAGTTTTGACAATTACAGAAGTTTTACCTGATGATGGAGGTCCAGAAATGGTTATTAAATTCATATTTTCCCCTCCCCAACTGATTCATGGAATATTTTTTCACATTTTTTAATTAATTCACCAATATCATTATTTTTAATAAAATCCCATCCAAGCCACATATACTTGTTTTCTTTTGGAATTCTATTATCAACCTCAGGGCTTATACTTGGGAATAAACCATTATGCGCTAAAATTTCGCCTACTTGTTTAGATGCTAAAAAATTTATATAAGGCTTTAATTCTTTTTCTTTAGCCTTTTTACTTAATAAGAAAATCGGACTAATAATTGCTCCATCTTCTGGCCAAATGGCTGTCATTGGGCCGTTTTGTTTAGTCATTTTAGTAAAGAAATAAGGCATAATAGTTACCGCTGGTTTAGAAGTTTTCTTCATATGAGATTTCACCATTTGAACTGGATGCATATTTACTAATAAACATTCGCCTAAATTTCTTATTCCTTCTTCTCCATACTTTTTATATATGTTTAAAATAATAGCATTAAATAAATCAAAATCACCAATAGGTAAACTTACACTATTTTTAAATTCCGGCTTAAAAATATCGTCCCAGGTTTTTGGGATTTCTCTGCCATTTAATTCTTCTGTATTAATTAAAAACACAGCAGGTACAACTCCGATTAGAGAATACTGTCCATCAGGGTCTCGTAAACTAATTTCCTCATTTTCAAAATCAGTATTTAACTTTTCAAAACCTGTCAAGTCTTTAAAGACACCTTTACTTTTAAATTTACCCATTAACTTTTTATCAAAAAATAAATCAAATCCCGCAGAAATGAAAATATCGGAAATAACTTCATCACTTTCTACATTTTCAATTGCTTCTTTTATCCAATCAACGCCTACAGAAGCTGCTTTTAAATCATAATTAACATTTTTATTTACTCCTTCTGTTTCTTCAAGCCATTTAGAAAAGGATTCCATTAAAGGAATTCTAACTGGGCATGGTAGTACT
Above is a window of Desulfonispora thiosulfatigenes DSM 11270 DNA encoding:
- a CDS encoding [Fe-Fe] hydrogenase large subunit C-terminal domain-containing protein; this encodes MGKVLVYTKSENCIGCNRCITGCPIPEANYATKENGQNMIHINPDYCIACGHCIEICKWNVRDYYDDTQDFFDSLKQGKSISIIVAPSIRTNFPRNYKRVLGFLKSKGIKKIYDTSFGAEITVWAYLKYITENNVSGTIAQPCPAVVNYIEKYSPELIQKLAPVHSPMMCAAVYMKDYSGITEELAFISPCVAKKIEIDDVNTKGYIKYNVTMTKLINYLKNNNINLDSFPEQDFDDPGYGLGSIFSKPGGLRENIEHHVPGALVRQVEGQTTAYKYLDLYKERVAQNKPTPLLIDILNCEKGCNYGTGTKNDISIDDTDFVMYEEKKNVINQIKGRFKKTYNLFTYFDKTLKLDSFKRNYTNKKIQRKVISNSELNQVFERLYKYEDYEKTIDCMACGYDTCKDMATAIFFNNNFEDNCVQYDKKIVERERKELQENNEKIQDMLEEMHAMNEEKEYRAKLLKENIELIYASLNELSHANTENVKDIDKISSETSNLFSSSAELRKFIDNIDSSIAEYLNSTTAISKITDDINLLSLNASIESARAGEHGQGFSVVAKEIGKLADNSKAHTESIDSNNQKILPILQNILGLSEELDKRIGQITEAVNNISGSIQEASAGTEQMFSITENIVEGFDGDKI
- a CDS encoding ATP-binding cassette domain-containing protein encodes the protein MINRYIIETSKIKDLIAEYPFIINFFTENKIETKGFEEKTYIEYLDHFTEEEIEDWAIDKEKLIEGLEVYINQMLEFLGVKEENIVNSLTIIAGFNKSGEAENFEQIKINKSEIVSIVGPTGSGKSRLLADIEFTAQKDTPTGRSILINEEVPDKKWRFSSGNKLVAQLSQNMNFIMDLTVREFLELHAKSRLVENEEEVIGRIIEAANNLAGEKFNLDTHITSLSGGQSRALMIADTAILSRSPIVLIDEIENAGIDRKKALGLLVSEEKIVLMATHDPNLALIADKRIVIKNGGIHKVIETSPEEKEMLVELAKMDNIIQNMRNKLRLGENIDKSFFE
- a CDS encoding GTP-binding protein, translated to MNLITISGPPSSGKTSVIVKTIDAFRQRNLSVGVVKFDCLYTDDDLIYEKAGIPVKKGLSGALCPDHYFVSNIEEVVQWGKKLKLDILITESAGLCNRCSPYLQDIKAVCIIDNLSGINTPRKIGPLLKSADIVIITKGDIVSQAEREVYASKVNSVNPKAIIMHINGLTGQGSYELSTLLYDPEINVETVQGKQLKFPMPAAMCSYCLGETRVGDAYQKGNIRKIELGDNDDK
- a CDS encoding ABC transporter substrate-binding protein, producing MENKYFNSSESLFDITQKHPEVIDLFVSIGFENMKDPVQRELVGKSISLEIALKLKKINLEVFTDRLVEAIEQKKDASNMNIGKSEENTKADINIQGVLPCPVRIPLMESFSKWLEETEGVNKNVNYDLKAASVGVDWIKEAIENVESDEVISDIFISAGFDLFFDKKLMGKFKSKGVFKDLTGFEKLNTDFENEEISLRDPDGQYSLIGVVPAVFLINTEELNGREIPKTWDDIFKPEFKNSVSLPIGDFDLFNAIILNIYKKYGEEGIRNLGECLLVNMHPVQMVKSHMKKTSKPAVTIMPYFFTKMTKQNGPMTAIWPEDGAIISPIFLLSKKAKEKELKPYINFLASKQVGEILAHNGLFPSISPEVDNRIPKENKYMWLGWDFIKNNDIGELIKKCEKIFHESVGEGKI